Within the Bosea sp. 685 genome, the region TGGCCGGCGTCCATGAAGATGACGCGGTCGGCGACCTGGCGGGCAAAGCCCATCTCGTGGGTGACGCAGAGCATGGTCATGCCCTCGTCGGCGAGCGAGACCATGGTGTCGAGCACCTCCTTGACCATTTCCGGGTCGAGCGCCGAGGTCGGCTCGTCGAACAGCATGATCTTGGGGCTCATGCAAAGCGAGCGCGCGATGGCGACGCGCTGCTGCTGGCCGCCGGAGAGCTGGCCCGGATATTTGTTGGCCTGCTCCGGAATCTTGACGCGCGTCAGATAGTGCATCGCGATCTCCTCGGCATCCCTCCGGGGCGTCTTGCGGACCCAGATCGGAGCGAGCGTCAGGTTCTCGAGAATCGTCAGATGCGGGAACAGGTTGAAGTGCTGGAACACCATGCCGACGTCGCGGCGGATCTCGTCGATCTTCTTCAGATCGTTCGTGAGTTGGGTGCCGTCGACGATGATCGAGCCCTTCTGGTGCTCCTCCAGGCGATTGATGCAGCGGATCATCGTCGATTTGCCGGAGCCCGAGGGCCCGCAAACGACCAGCTTTTCGCCACGCTCCACCTTCAAGTCGATGTCGCGCAGCACATGAAATTCGCCGAACCATTTGTTCACGCCGACCATCTCGACCGCCGTCGACGTCGTCAGTGCGGTCGGCTTCGGTGCGCCGAAGGATTTGTCCTGCAGAGTCTTCAAAGGCTCGGTCCCCCGACTTGCGGTTCACATGAAGCCTCCCCGAAAGGGGCGCTAGGCAACACGTTGTCCAACACATCACCGAGTCGGGATTTAGTCAACCAAATTGGAAAGAAGGACGTTGTCGTACCTGCGCTCGCGCGCCAAAGGGGAGGGCGTGCCTCGCAGGCTGCCTCGCTCGAACGCCGCAGAATGCCGCCTATTTCTCGCGAGTGATCGCGATCAGAGCGCTGCCCCCGCCATCCGGAGCGCGAACCTGATGCGCGAGGTGCCCGGGAAACTGGAGGAAGTCGCCCGCCCCGAGCAGGACCGAGCGATCGGAGAACTGGATCTCGATCTTTCCGGTCACGACGAAGATGATCTCGGTTCCGCCATGGTCGACCCGGCCGTCCATGCCGAAATCGCGCCCGGGGAAGAGCAAGAAGGCCTCGACACCACCGGCAGCCTGGCTCAGCGGTTCGAAGTACGCCTCGGCGTTTCTATCCTCGGGGACCGGCCGCTCATGAGCCCTGACGATGTGGATCATCGACTCGTCGGTGGCCTCTCCGAAAAGGGCTGATACGGAGACGGCAAATGCCTGGGAGAGCTTCAACGCCGTCGCGATCGACGGCGTTTTCTCTCCTCTTTCGACCCGCGAGAGGTACCCTTTGTTGAGCCCAGTCATCCCGGCGAGATGATCGAGCGTCATTTTGCGAGAGCGCCTCATGGCGGCCATGTGAAGGCCGAAAGAGCGAGCCGCATCGTTGTTGTTCGACGGCGACACGTCCCTGATCGATTTGACCCTCGGCAATGCTGGCTCCAGTTCAACTGCGTAGGCGCGGCCTATCAGTATGTCGCCGCGGTGGCTAGAGGCACGCTTCTTGGACCCGCCACCTAAGACTCGGACGAGAGGTCGAGTGTTGCGGGGGCTGAAAAACTCTGATAGCGATCGGGCAACAAGTTGTCCGAAGGTACATGGGGCGGGAATGATAGCGCAAGTCTGGTCCGGGGAACTTCTGCATATCCACATCGCTCCTGCCGCCTCCTACGAGATGGAGGAGCTGCCCCAAGCGAACCTGATCGCGGGGAAGGGGATCGAAGGCGATCGATATTATCTCGGAACCGGAACGTATTCGGCAAGGCCTGCCGTACGTGAGGTGACTCTGATCGAGGCCGAGGTGCTCGAGCATCTGGAGATAGGAGAGCCGCAGGTTCCAGGGATAAAGCTGAGCCTGTCCCCGGCGGAGCATCGCCGTAACCTCACGACCAGGGGCGTGCCCCTCAACCACCTCGTCGGCAAACGTTTTCGAGTTGGCGATGTGGTCCTCCGGGGAGCCAGGCTGAACTTCCCCTGCAAGTACATCGAAGAGCTCCTTGGCATCCCGAGATTGTTCGAGTCGCTGCTCAATCGGTCAGGTCTCAATTGCGCGATCGAGGTCGGGGGCGTCATTCGCCCCGGTGATCGCATCGTTCCTTTGGAGGATTAAGGCGATGGCCGCACCACGTCTCATCATGAAGATGAAGGTAGCAGCCCTTCGTCCCGAACCCGGCGAAGTGAACGTCGTCGAATTCCGCCACCCGCGGCGGCCCGTGCTGCCCGCTTTCGAGCCTGGCTCGCACGTCGACATACACCTTCCAGACGGCAAGGTGCGCCAGTACTCGTTGATGAACGACCCGGCGGATCTATCGAAGTACGTGATTGGGGTGAAACGCGAGGACGGCGGACGGGGCGGCTCGACCTGGCTGCATGCCAACTTGAACGTGGGCGACGAGGTCGCCGTCTCGACACCGCGCAATCACTTCAAGCTAAATGACGAAGCGCGGTCGCATCTGCTTTTGGCGGGTGGCATCGGGATCACGCCGATGATCTCCATGGCGCGGGCGTTGAAGGCGCAAGGGCAAGCATTCGTCCTGCATTTCTTTGCGAGGAGCCGCGCTGTCGCCCCGCTGCTGTCGGATCTCGAAACGGAGATCGCCGCCGGCTCGCTCGCACTTCATTTCGACGACGATCCGACATCCACCGTGAATCTGGCGGACCTGCTGAGGGACCAGCCGGATGGGATGCACCTCTACTATTGCGGACCACCGGGTTTCATGGCCTGGACGAGGGCCAACTCCGCTCATTGGAACAGCGATACGGTCCACTTCGAGGCCTTCCAGCCCGATCTGGACCCCGATTTCGTCCCTGCCCCATTCATCATGCAATTGCGTTCGAGCGGACGCGAGTTGGAGGTTCCTGCCGACGTATCCGCGCTCACCGTGCTTCGCGCCGCGGGTGTTCCGCTCCTTTCGTCTTGTGAGAATGGAGTGTGCGGCAGTTGCGAGTGTGGGTTTGTCGCCGGGGAACCTATCCACCGCGACGCGGTGCTGACGCCCGGCGCCAAAAGCGACCGATTCATACCCTGCGTGTCCAGGGCCAAAGGGCGTCTCGTCCTGGATCTTTGAACGCTGCCGTTATCCCTCTGCCCCGTTGGAGCTTTGATATGTCGCATTCCAAAAATACCGCCCCGGGCTCCAACGAACGCGTGGACGGCTTTGCGACACGGGCGATCCATTTCGGTTACGACCCATCGCTGTACGGCGGCGCGGTTGCTCCGCCCGTATTCTTCACTTCGACGTACGGCTTCGAGAGCATGGAGGAAATGGACGCGGCGGCTTCCCAAGGCGGTAAGTTGTATGCGCGCGAGCACAATCCTACGACTGAGATCCTCGAAGCCCGTTTGGCAAATCTGGAGGGTGCCGAAGCGGCGCTTGCGGTCGCCACCGGCATGGCAGCCGCTGGAACCCTGATGCTCGGCCTGCTGTCACAAGGCGACGAGATCATCGTCCACCGGACGCTGTACTCGAACACCGTGGCACTGACGCGCGACGGCATACCGCGTTTCGGTATAAAAGTGATTCCCGTCGACTTGTCCGAACCCGCGAACTTGGATGCGGCGCTGACGGCGAAGACGAAGCTGGTGTATTTCGAAACGCCAGTTAACCCAACCTCCGAGATCCTCGACATCGCCGCCATCTCCGCACGGGCCGCGAAGGTTGGCGCGAAGGTGGTCGTGGACAGCACGTTCGCTTCGCCGGCGCTTCAGCGACCGCTGGAGCACGGGGCTCATATCGTCCTCCATTCACTTACCAAGTACATCAACGGTCACGGCGACGTCCTGGGTGGTGTGCTGCTGGGCGATCGGGACACGATCGCCCATCTCCACAGCCACGGTCTCCGGTACCTGACCGGCGCGACGCTGTCGCCCATGACCGCAGGCCTCATCATGCGCGGCTTGAAGACATTGCCCCTTCGCATGGAGCGCCACAGCCGCACGGCTTTGACGATTGCGCAAAGGCTGGCCGATCACCGCGCCGTCGCCTGGGTCCGCTATCCCTTCCTGGAAGGCTCGCCGGGCTACGAGATTGCCAAGAGGCAGATGAGCGGCGGCTCCGGCATGCTGTCATTCGGCCTCAGGAACGGCTTCGATGGCGCCCGACGGGTGCTGGATCGCCTCCAGCTCGCCAGCCGGGGCGTGAGCCTCGGCGATGTCGAGACCCTCGTCACGCATCCGGCGAGCATCCTGCGCGCCCGGCAGACGGTCAGGCCCGAGGCAAAACCCGTCGAAGGCGTCGGCGACGACCTCATTCGGTTCTCCGTGGGTCTCGAGGATGAGGCGGACATCTGGAACGATCTCGCACAAGCCCTCGAGAATGCGTGAACGGGGTAGGCCGGGCGGCGCTCGACACGATGTCCAGTCGATCAACCAGCCAACAGATCAATCCCTGACCGGGGCAATAAACTTCGCGTGAAACTCGATGCCGTCTCGATCGGCGTCCCATCAAAAAGCAATCAGGCGACATCGGAAAGTCGCCAAAGGGAGGATACGACATGAAGCGTCATCATAGCATCTGGGGAGCCTCGTCCTTGGTTTTGGGCGTGTTTGCCGCCGGCTTCGCGACCGCGGGGCCCACGGTGGACAAGATCAAGGCTAGGGGAGCGATAATTTGCGGCGTCTCGCAAGGCATCGCCGGCTTCTCCATTCCCGACAGCTCGGGGAAATGGTCCGGCATGGACGTCGATCTCTGTCGCGGACTGGCCGCGGCCGTCTTCGACGATCCGAACAAGGTCCAGTACTCGCCCCTCTCGGCAAAGGATCGGTTCACCGCCTTGCAGTCGAGCGCCGTGGACCTCCTGGCCCGCAACACGACGTGGACCATGCAGCGCGAGGCCTCCTTGGGAATGAACTTCGCCGTCGTCAATTTCTATGACGGCAACAGCTTCATGACCAAGAAGTCGTTGAACGTGAAGAACGCCAAGGACCTCGGTGGCGCGTCGATCTGCGTGACCGCGGGGACGACGATGGAGCTCAACGTCGCGGATTTCTTCCGCGCCAACCAGATGAAGTTCGAGCCCGTCGTGTTCGTCACCGCGGACGAGACCGCGAAGGCCTACGAGACCGGCCGATGCGACGTCCTCATTGCAGACTCGTCCGCCAATTACTCGCGTCGGGCGCAGCTTCAGAAGCCGGACGACCACATCGTGTTGCCCGAATTGATTTCGAAGGAACCGCTGGGCCCGGCCGTTCGTCAAGGCGACGACCAATGGCTGAACATCGTGAAGTGGACCCACTACGCGATGATCAACGCCGAGGAACTCGGGGTTACGAAAGCCAACGTCGTCGAGATGCGCTCGTCCACCAATCCGGAAATTCGCCGGCTTCTGGGGCTCGAGGGGAATCTCGGTGAAGGTCTGGGGCTCTCCAAGGACTGGGCGGACCGTATCGTCCGAGCTGTCGGCAACTACGGGGAGGTCTACGACAGGAACGTCGGGCAGGGATCGGTCATCAAGATCGAGCGGACCACGAACGCCCTATGGACCAAGGGCGGCCTGCAATACGCGCCCCCGGTGAGATGATCGGTCTCGCCCCGAGCGCCTGAAGGCATTCCGCGGCCTCGAAAACGTGCCGGCAGGGCGACGTCCTGCCGACACGTTTTCCCCATCAAAGTCGAGACTCATGACCCGTGACGCTCCCGGACGCCGGCGCGAGACGAGCCGTACCGCTCTGGTCAACGACCCGAAAGTACGGCGTTTCGTCCTGCAGACCCTTTTGATCGTCGTGCTGTCGTTCGCCGCTTACAGCGCGGTCAAGAACGTCGCGGCGAACTTGGCCAACCAACGAATTTCAAGCGGCTTCGGCTTCTTGGACCAAACGGCAGGTTTCGGGATTTCCCAAGCACTGATCCCATGGTCCGAGACGATGACCTATGGCAGGGCGTATCTCGTCGGCCTCGTGAACACAATGCTGGTGTCGGCCGTGGCGATCCTAATGTCGACGATCCTCGGCTTCGCCGTGGGCATAGCTCGGCTGGCACCGAATTTCATCATATCGCAACTCGCGAGATGGTACGTCGAGCTCGTCAGAAACCTGCCGCTCCTTTTCCAGATTTTGTTCTGGTACCTGGCGATCCTGTCGGCGATGCCGCCGCCCCGGTCGGCCCTGAACCTCCTGGGCTCGGTTTTCCTGAGCCAACGCGGACTCACCCTGCCGCAACCGGTGATCCAGCCCGGAGCCGCGTTGTTGGGCTTGGCTGCGCTCGCCGTTCTCGTAGGTGGCGTCCTGATCGTTCGATGGTCAAGGATCAGGCGCGAACGCACCGGGTTCGGCATGCCCAGGATCGTATCGCTCGGTCTTACCGCGGCGGCGGTCGCATTGCTGGGCGTCGTCTACGTTTTCGCCGGGGCTCCCCTGCAACTCGACGCGCCTCAGCAAGGCCGTTTCAACCTGTCGGGCGGCGTCACGATGATGCCCGAGTTCGCCGCCTTCGCGATCGCCCTGACGCTCTACAGCGCCGCGAACATCGGCGAGATCGTGCGGGCCGGCATCCAGGGTGTCGGCAAGGGCCAGACGGAAGCCGGGCGCTCGCTCGGGTTACGCGCGGGATCCATCCTGCGGTTGGTCACGATACCCCAGGCCATGCGCATCATAATTCCGATGATGACGAGCATGTACTTGAACATCGTCAAGAACTCGTCGTTGGGCGTGAGTATCGGATACCCGGAGTTGGTCTCAGTCGGCGGGACAATCCTCAACAATACAGGACAGGCGATCGAGGTGATCGCGATGTGGATGGCGACATATCTCACGATTTCGATCGCGACCTCGCTTTTCATGAATTGGTACAACGCGCGCATCGCGCTCGTCTCGAGGTAGGCAGCCATGACGATCACGTTCGTGCGGGGTGAACCGCTGCCTTCAATGCCGGCTCCGAACATGGACGTCGGACCGTTGCGGTGGCTGCGGCGAGAAGTTTTTTCCAGTCCGATGCAGGCCGTCGCGACGGCGGCAGGGGCGTATGTCGCCTATCTGTTGATCAGCTCGTTCATCGATTTCACGGTGATCAGAGCCGTCTGGCAGGGTAACGATCGGGCGGCCTGCAGCAACCTGCCCTACGAGGTCGGGGCGTGTTGGCCGTTCATCTGGGCCAAACTAGGGCAATTGACCTACGGGTTCTATCCTGTGGACGAACGCTGGCGCATCAACCTGGTCTTTGTAGTCTCCTTGGCGCTCCTGATACCACTGTCGATGCCACGGGCACCGTACAAGCTGCACAATGGCATCGCGTTCTTGGGCGTGTTTCCGATTTTCGCGTTCATACTCCTTTACGGGGGATCGATCGTAACGCCCTGGATGAGCGTCGCCTCGGTCGTCTTCGCCGCGGCGTCGGCGATCGCGCTCGCCCTCCATCTGATGCAGCTGAACGAGCAGGCGAACCTTCAGCCCCTGCGGTACGGGGCGGTGGCGATCGCCCTCGTCCTTGGTTTCGCGATCGCAAAGGTGGCGGGGGTGCCGTGGCTCGTCCCCTCAATCGAACTGGCGCTGCTATTCGCGTCTGGCGCCGCATTCGTCGAGGCATATCTAGACGGGCGAGCGGCCCGGAAGAGGTGGGCGTCTTATGGCGTGCTGACGGCGGCAATCGCGTGGACGTTCGCCGCCGCGGTCGGTTCGGCGGCCTTCGAGGAGCCGTCGCTCCCGGTCGTACCCACGTCTCAGTGGGGCGGATTGTTCGTCACATTGGTCGTCGCCACGACCGGGATCGTGGCCTCCCTGCCCATCGGCATCGTTCTCGCCCTGGCTCGCCGCTCGAACGCGGCCGTCCTGCGGTTCACCTCCATCGCTTTTATTGAGATCGTGCGCGGCGTCCCGCTGATCACCGTTCTGTTCTTCGCCACTTACATGCTGCCTCTATTCTTGGAGCATTCGCCGGACGCCATGGTCAGGGTCCTGGTTGGAATATCCCTATTTTCGGGGGCCTACATGGCGGAGACCGTACGGGGAGGGCTCCAGGCAATCGGGAGCGGACAGCACGAGGCGGCTGCGGCGCTGGGTCTGAACTATGGCCAGTCCACCGGTCTCATCGTGTTGCCGCAAGCGTTGCGGCTGGTCATCCCGGGGATCGTCAACTCGTTCATCGGTTTGCTCAAGGACACCACCCTCGTCTCCATCGTCGCCATCTTCGATCTGCTCGGCGGGCTGCGTGCCGCATTCGCAGATCCGAACTGGACGGCTCCGTCGACGCTCTACACGGGGTTTGCGTACGCAGGGATAATTTATTTCGCGCTCTGCTTCCTCATTTCCACCTACTCGGCTCGCCTGGAGA harbors:
- a CDS encoding amino acid ABC transporter substrate-binding protein; translated protein: MKRHHSIWGASSLVLGVFAAGFATAGPTVDKIKARGAIICGVSQGIAGFSIPDSSGKWSGMDVDLCRGLAAAVFDDPNKVQYSPLSAKDRFTALQSSAVDLLARNTTWTMQREASLGMNFAVVNFYDGNSFMTKKSLNVKNAKDLGGASICVTAGTTMELNVADFFRANQMKFEPVVFVTADETAKAYETGRCDVLIADSSANYSRRAQLQKPDDHIVLPELISKEPLGPAVRQGDDQWLNIVKWTHYAMINAEELGVTKANVVEMRSSTNPEIRRLLGLEGNLGEGLGLSKDWADRIVRAVGNYGEVYDRNVGQGSVIKIERTTNALWTKGGLQYAPPVR
- a CDS encoding PLP-dependent aspartate aminotransferase family protein: MSHSKNTAPGSNERVDGFATRAIHFGYDPSLYGGAVAPPVFFTSTYGFESMEEMDAAASQGGKLYAREHNPTTEILEARLANLEGAEAALAVATGMAAAGTLMLGLLSQGDEIIVHRTLYSNTVALTRDGIPRFGIKVIPVDLSEPANLDAALTAKTKLVYFETPVNPTSEILDIAAISARAAKVGAKVVVDSTFASPALQRPLEHGAHIVLHSLTKYINGHGDVLGGVLLGDRDTIAHLHSHGLRYLTGATLSPMTAGLIMRGLKTLPLRMERHSRTALTIAQRLADHRAVAWVRYPFLEGSPGYEIAKRQMSGGSGMLSFGLRNGFDGARRVLDRLQLASRGVSLGDVETLVTHPASILRARQTVRPEAKPVEGVGDDLIRFSVGLEDEADIWNDLAQALENA
- a CDS encoding amino acid ABC transporter permease codes for the protein MTITFVRGEPLPSMPAPNMDVGPLRWLRREVFSSPMQAVATAAGAYVAYLLISSFIDFTVIRAVWQGNDRAACSNLPYEVGACWPFIWAKLGQLTYGFYPVDERWRINLVFVVSLALLIPLSMPRAPYKLHNGIAFLGVFPIFAFILLYGGSIVTPWMSVASVVFAAASAIALALHLMQLNEQANLQPLRYGAVAIALVLGFAIAKVAGVPWLVPSIELALLFASGAAFVEAYLDGRAARKRWASYGVLTAAIAWTFAAAVGSAAFEEPSLPVVPTSQWGGLFVTLVVATTGIVASLPIGIVLALARRSNAAVLRFTSIAFIEIVRGVPLITVLFFATYMLPLFLEHSPDAMVRVLVGISLFSGAYMAETVRGGLQAIGSGQHEAAAALGLNYGQSTGLIVLPQALRLVIPGIVNSFIGLLKDTTLVSIVAIFDLLGGLRAAFADPNWTAPSTLYTGFAYAGIIYFALCFLISTYSARLEKRLQVGHRN
- a CDS encoding PDR/VanB family oxidoreductase — its product is MAAPRLIMKMKVAALRPEPGEVNVVEFRHPRRPVLPAFEPGSHVDIHLPDGKVRQYSLMNDPADLSKYVIGVKREDGGRGGSTWLHANLNVGDEVAVSTPRNHFKLNDEARSHLLLAGGIGITPMISMARALKAQGQAFVLHFFARSRAVAPLLSDLETEIAAGSLALHFDDDPTSTVNLADLLRDQPDGMHLYYCGPPGFMAWTRANSAHWNSDTVHFEAFQPDLDPDFVPAPFIMQLRSSGRELEVPADVSALTVLRAAGVPLLSSCENGVCGSCECGFVAGEPIHRDAVLTPGAKSDRFIPCVSRAKGRLVLDL
- a CDS encoding amino acid ABC transporter ATP-binding protein encodes the protein MVGVNKWFGEFHVLRDIDLKVERGEKLVVCGPSGSGKSTMIRCINRLEEHQKGSIIVDGTQLTNDLKKIDEIRRDVGMVFQHFNLFPHLTILENLTLAPIWVRKTPRRDAEEIAMHYLTRVKIPEQANKYPGQLSGGQQQRVAIARSLCMSPKIMLFDEPTSALDPEMVKEVLDTMVSLADEGMTMLCVTHEMGFARQVADRVIFMDAGQIVEMNEPNEFFKNPQHERTKLFLSQILH
- a CDS encoding MOSC domain-containing protein; its protein translation is MIAQVWSGELLHIHIAPAASYEMEELPQANLIAGKGIEGDRYYLGTGTYSARPAVREVTLIEAEVLEHLEIGEPQVPGIKLSLSPAEHRRNLTTRGVPLNHLVGKRFRVGDVVLRGARLNFPCKYIEELLGIPRLFESLLNRSGLNCAIEVGGVIRPGDRIVPLED
- a CDS encoding ABC transporter permease subunit, whose amino-acid sequence is MTRDAPGRRRETSRTALVNDPKVRRFVLQTLLIVVLSFAAYSAVKNVAANLANQRISSGFGFLDQTAGFGISQALIPWSETMTYGRAYLVGLVNTMLVSAVAILMSTILGFAVGIARLAPNFIISQLARWYVELVRNLPLLFQILFWYLAILSAMPPPRSALNLLGSVFLSQRGLTLPQPVIQPGAALLGLAALAVLVGGVLIVRWSRIRRERTGFGMPRIVSLGLTAAAVALLGVVYVFAGAPLQLDAPQQGRFNLSGGVTMMPEFAAFAIALTLYSAANIGEIVRAGIQGVGKGQTEAGRSLGLRAGSILRLVTIPQAMRIIIPMMTSMYLNIVKNSSLGVSIGYPELVSVGGTILNNTGQAIEVIAMWMATYLTISIATSLFMNWYNARIALVSR